A stretch of Mesorhizobium sp. M2A.F.Ca.ET.046.03.2.1 DNA encodes these proteins:
- a CDS encoding transposase: protein MRRQGSDLVIEQVVPQDERLAIDGHLREFDRLGEDLQVIERDLVRSALEDEGVKRLMTIPGVDITVALAMKGGDRRRVALRRSAEARDLSRVEPKRPAVRPGPAYHGRITKQGRGHARGMLVEAAWAAARAPGPLRAFSLRRASPARTACRGRGNRTQTLCRDLSSVEKGESYA from the coding sequence GTGCGGCGCCAAGGGTCGGACCTGGTAATCGAGCAGGTCGTACCGCAGGACGAGCGCCTCGCGATCGATGGGCATCTGCGCGAGTTCGACCGATTGGGCGAAGACCTCCAGGTCATCGAACGCGATCTTGTCCGCTCGGCTCTCGAGGATGAAGGCGTGAAGCGGCTGATGACCATTCCCGGCGTCGACATCACCGTCGCGCTGGCGATGAAGGGCGGCGATCGGCGACGTGTCGCGCTTCGACGATCCGCAGAAGCTCGTGACCTATCTCGGGTTGAACCCAAGCGTCCAGCAGTCCGGCCAGGTCCGGCCTACCATGGGCGGATCACCAAGCAGGGCCGTGGTCATGCGCGCGGCATGCTCGTCGAGGCGGCCTGGGCGGCCGCTCGTGCTCCCGGACCGTTGCGAGCCTTCTCCCTGCGGCGTGCGAGCCCGGCGCGGACAGCATGTCGCGGCCGTGGCAACCGCACGCAAACTCTCTGTCGTGATCTGTCATCTGTTGAGAAGGGCGAGAGTTACGCGTAG
- a CDS encoding acyl carrier protein: protein MADQFATDVIALIKKRAESESGEGMPTSFVGEITIATELDALGFDSLGLADVLWDVEQAYGIKIDMNTADAWSNLKNVGDVVEAVRGLLAKEA from the coding sequence ATGGCCGATCAATTCGCAACGGACGTCATTGCCCTGATCAAGAAACGCGCCGAGTCGGAGAGCGGTGAGGGAATGCCTACGTCATTCGTCGGCGAGATAACAATCGCCACGGAACTGGACGCGCTCGGGTTTGATTCGCTGGGTTTGGCGGACGTCCTCTGGGATGTGGAGCAGGCCTACGGCATCAAGATCGACATGAACACGGCCGATGCCTGGTCCAATCTCAAGAATGTCGGCGACGTCGTGGAAGCCGTCCGCGGCTTGCTTGCGAAGGAGGCTTGA
- a CDS encoding beta-ketoacyl-[acyl-carrier-protein] synthase family protein, producing MDRRVVITGVGGLCGLGTDAASMWKEMREGRSAIGPIANSELHDLEGMTGAEIKALPQHDINRKQFVSMARFSLLAVLAAREAMRQAGLSCDEGNAHRFGATVGVGGLGWDVMEETYRALLLDGARRVGILAVPKTMPSAAAGQVSLSLGLRGPVFGVTSACASANHAIASAVDQIKLGRADVMVSGGSDAPFAWGVLKAWEAMRVLSPDTCRPFSADRKGLVLGEGAGMAVLESYEHATRRGATILAEIAGVGLSADAFHIAAPSVEGPASAMRACLADAGLNAEDVDYLNAHGTGTKSNDQTETAAIKRVFGNHAYSMSISSTKSTHAHCLGAASALEMIACVMAIQEDVVPPTANYREPDPACDLDITPNVPRERKVRVAMSNAFAMGGTNAVLAFRQV from the coding sequence ATGGACAGGCGCGTCGTTATCACCGGAGTGGGCGGCCTGTGCGGACTGGGCACCGACGCCGCCTCTATGTGGAAAGAGATGCGCGAAGGCCGCTCCGCCATCGGCCCGATCGCCAATTCCGAGCTTCATGACCTGGAGGGCATGACCGGCGCTGAGATCAAGGCGCTGCCCCAGCACGACATCAATCGCAAGCAGTTCGTCTCCATGGCCCGCTTCAGCTTGCTCGCCGTGCTTGCAGCGCGCGAAGCCATGCGGCAGGCCGGACTTTCCTGCGACGAGGGGAATGCCCATCGCTTCGGCGCGACAGTGGGCGTCGGCGGCTTGGGCTGGGATGTGATGGAGGAAACTTACCGGGCCCTCCTTTTGGACGGCGCGAGGCGAGTTGGCATCCTCGCTGTACCCAAAACGATGCCAAGCGCCGCCGCCGGCCAGGTGAGCTTGAGCCTCGGCTTGCGCGGGCCGGTCTTCGGGGTGACCTCCGCATGTGCCTCGGCCAACCATGCGATCGCCTCGGCGGTGGACCAGATCAAGCTGGGCCGGGCCGACGTAATGGTTTCCGGAGGCAGCGACGCACCCTTCGCATGGGGCGTGCTGAAAGCATGGGAAGCAATGCGCGTGCTTTCACCCGATACCTGCCGGCCCTTCTCCGCCGATAGGAAGGGCCTGGTGCTGGGCGAGGGTGCGGGCATGGCCGTGCTGGAAAGCTACGAGCATGCCACGAGGCGTGGTGCCACAATTCTTGCCGAGATCGCCGGCGTCGGCCTTTCCGCCGATGCCTTCCACATTGCCGCGCCATCTGTCGAGGGGCCAGCGTCGGCGATGCGCGCCTGCCTTGCCGATGCCGGGCTGAATGCCGAGGACGTCGACTACCTCAACGCGCACGGCACCGGTACCAAAAGCAATGATCAGACTGAAACGGCGGCGATCAAGCGTGTGTTTGGAAACCACGCTTATTCGATGTCCATCTCTTCCACCAAGTCCACGCACGCGCATTGCCTCGGCGCAGCGAGCGCGCTTGAAATGATCGCCTGCGTGATGGCAATCCAAGAGGACGTCGTGCCGCCGACCGCCAACTATCGCGAGCCAGATCCCGCTTGCGACCTCGACATCACACCCAATGTGCCGCGCGAGCGCAAGGTGCGCGTCGCCATGAGCAACGCCTTCGCCATGGGCGGTACGAACGCAGTTCTGGCATTCAGGCAGGTGTAG
- a CDS encoding sugar O-acetyltransferase, with protein sequence MMRSQKEKMLAGEFYNAADPEIQADLLATGAWLKRYNDTLGQTTGHWHELLSERLGEVGRGTVIRPPFFCDYGFNIRIGANAYINFNCVILDVVEVKIGQGTAIGPAVQIYTADHPHDAEQRQAGLQVGRPVHIGSRVWIGGGAIILPGVTIGDNAVVGAGCVVTRDVPAGAKVVGIPARVADPHKQA encoded by the coding sequence ATGATGCGTAGCCAAAAAGAAAAGATGCTCGCAGGCGAGTTTTACAATGCGGCGGATCCGGAGATCCAAGCTGACCTGTTGGCCACCGGGGCTTGGCTCAAGCGGTACAATGATACGCTGGGGCAGACCACGGGGCATTGGCATGAGCTTTTGTCCGAGCGGCTGGGAGAGGTTGGGCGCGGAACGGTCATCCGTCCGCCCTTTTTTTGCGACTACGGATTCAATATCCGCATTGGAGCCAATGCCTACATCAACTTCAACTGCGTTATTCTTGACGTGGTAGAGGTCAAAATCGGGCAAGGAACGGCAATTGGGCCTGCTGTGCAGATTTATACCGCCGATCATCCACATGATGCCGAGCAGCGGCAGGCCGGCCTGCAGGTCGGGCGTCCTGTTCACATTGGCAGCCGTGTCTGGATCGGCGGTGGAGCAATCATTCTGCCTGGCGTCACGATTGGTGATAATGCAGTGGTAGGCGCTGGCTGCGTGGTCACACGAGATGTTCCCGCCGGGGCAAAGGTAGTGGGAATTCCTGCTCGCGTGGCCGACCCACATAAACAGGCATAA
- a CDS encoding SIR2 family protein, translating into MNTMLSWDHLVVVRGSFAKKLIDLLNGALKADRVIPYLGPGLLQLNPPESPVPCTPEDVAAALNKRAPAPSRIRTNMWSVAQFIEQRRHRRTLQAWMAEIFAAPAEPTVLHAWLATLQLSVIIDSWYDGAMRAALAEAGQTDVVEIQGTTRATGIGNIWTRTYDLSGTELEAEQVARTVLYAPHGSVRPAANFLVADSDYVEVLTEIDIQTPIPDAVKQRRVNRGFFFVGCRFNDQMLRTYARQLMKRPTGPHFAVIDSATLTRNERRFLAEGAITVIDMPIRNAAARLVGVDASQD; encoded by the coding sequence ATGAACACGATGCTGAGCTGGGACCATCTCGTCGTCGTCCGGGGCAGTTTTGCCAAAAAACTGATTGACCTGCTGAACGGCGCTCTCAAGGCCGATCGAGTGATCCCCTATCTCGGTCCTGGTCTTCTGCAGCTTAACCCACCGGAATCACCTGTACCTTGCACCCCTGAAGATGTCGCCGCGGCCCTCAACAAGCGGGCGCCTGCCCCTTCCAGGATTCGCACCAATATGTGGTCGGTCGCGCAGTTTATCGAGCAGCGCCGACATCGTCGGACTCTCCAAGCGTGGATGGCGGAGATATTCGCAGCCCCCGCCGAGCCGACCGTTCTTCACGCCTGGCTCGCAACCCTTCAACTGTCTGTCATCATCGACAGCTGGTACGATGGCGCCATGCGAGCAGCCCTTGCAGAGGCCGGCCAAACAGACGTTGTCGAGATACAAGGAACGACGCGCGCGACCGGAATCGGTAACATCTGGACGAGAACTTACGATTTGTCAGGAACAGAACTCGAGGCCGAACAAGTGGCTAGGACGGTGCTCTATGCGCCGCACGGCAGCGTCAGGCCGGCGGCAAACTTCCTCGTGGCTGATTCCGATTACGTCGAAGTCCTAACCGAAATTGATATCCAGACGCCGATCCCGGACGCGGTGAAGCAACGGCGCGTCAACCGGGGTTTTTTCTTCGTGGGCTGCCGCTTCAACGATCAGATGCTGCGCACATATGCCAGACAGCTGATGAAGCGCCCCACTGGCCCACATTTTGCGGTGATCGATTCGGCTACGCTGACCAGAAACGAACGTCGTTTCCTTGCCGAAGGCGCAATCACGGTCATCGACATGCCGATCCGCAACGCCGCGGCTCGCCTCGTCGGGGTCGATGCTAGCCAGGATTAA
- the nifT gene encoding putative nitrogen fixation protein NifT, translating into MKVMIRRTATGLSAYVPKKDLEEPITEIENADLWGGTVTLRNGWRLMLPDLPRDTRLPITVEAMKISDGA; encoded by the coding sequence ATGAAAGTAATGATTCGCAGGACCGCTACTGGCTTGTCGGCTTATGTCCCCAAGAAGGATCTCGAAGAGCCGATCACCGAGATTGAGAACGCTGACTTATGGGGCGGGACCGTGACGCTCAGGAACGGTTGGCGGCTCATGCTGCCCGACCTTCCGCGCGACACGCGTTTGCCGATCACCGTCGAGGCGATGAAGATTTCCGACGGGGCCTGA
- a CDS encoding nitrogen fixation protein NifZ, whose product MWSRREQEVEIGRPPRFMQGERVRAIRHIKNDGTYPGKEIGENLVRKGDEGYVRDIGTFLQQFFIYAVEWIDRGTVVGMRARELISLDKVEVPCGAEGISNGGTAG is encoded by the coding sequence ATGTGGTCCAGACGCGAACAGGAGGTCGAAATCGGCAGACCGCCACGGTTCATGCAGGGTGAGCGGGTCCGTGCGATACGCCACATAAAAAACGACGGCACCTATCCCGGCAAGGAGATCGGCGAAAACCTCGTGCGGAAGGGCGACGAAGGCTACGTGCGCGACATTGGAACCTTTCTCCAGCAATTCTTCATCTATGCGGTCGAATGGATCGATCGTGGCACGGTCGTCGGCATGCGAGCGCGCGAACTCATTAGCCTCGACAAAGTCGAGGTTCCCTGCGGAGCTGAAGGCATTTCCAACGGGGGAACAGCCGGATGA
- a CDS encoding 4Fe-4S binding protein, producing MALKIIASQCTQCGACEFECPSEAIKFKGDAYVIDPNKCTECKEAFDTQQCVSVCPVPKTCVPA from the coding sequence ATGGCTTTAAAGATCATCGCATCCCAATGTACCCAATGCGGGGCCTGCGAGTTCGAATGTCCTTCGGAAGCGATCAAGTTCAAGGGCGACGCCTATGTGATCGATCCAAACAAGTGCACCGAATGCAAGGAGGCCTTCGATACGCAGCAATGCGTGTCGGTCTGTCCGGTACCGAAAACCTGCGTTCCCGCTTGA
- the nifB gene encoding nitrogenase cofactor biosynthesis protein NifB, with the protein MSSPTVSIEGPTSTTSEGFLAAAKSGGCASSSYGSSPTSPGEGDPAIWERIKDHPCFSEEAHHYFARMHVAVAPACNVQCNYCNRKYDCANESRPGVVSEKLTPDQALRKVIAVANKVPQLSVLGIAGPGDACYDWEKTKATLDRVIREIPDIKLCVSTNGLVLPDHVAELAEMNVDHVTVTINMVDPEVGAKIYPWIFYENRRYFGIEAARILHARQMLGLEMLSARGILTKINSVMIPGVNDQHLFEVNKMVRERGAFLHNVMPLISDPAHGTHYGLIGQRGPTAMEMMALQDRLEGGAKLMRHCRQCRADAVGLLGEDRGQEFTLDGIPDDVAYDAGKRQAYRQVVAHERRDHEAARSEAIGMVKATDSEKSLLVAVATKGGGRVNEHFGHAKEFQVYEVSPRGISLVGHRKVERYCLGGGGEDAILEGVIAALEGIHIVLCAKIGNRPKEQLSRAGLRVTDAYGHDYIETAVSALYAAEFGIRPLAATA; encoded by the coding sequence ATGTCCTCACCGACAGTTTCGATTGAGGGGCCGACTAGCACGACATCCGAGGGTTTTCTGGCAGCCGCGAAATCCGGTGGCTGCGCATCGTCCTCCTACGGCTCGTCGCCGACCAGCCCGGGCGAAGGGGATCCGGCTATTTGGGAAAGGATCAAGGATCACCCCTGCTTTTCGGAGGAAGCGCATCATTATTTCGCGCGTATGCATGTGGCGGTCGCGCCGGCTTGCAATGTCCAGTGCAACTATTGCAATCGCAAATACGATTGCGCCAACGAGAGCCGGCCTGGTGTTGTGTCTGAGAAGTTGACGCCCGACCAAGCGCTACGCAAGGTCATCGCCGTTGCCAACAAAGTTCCGCAGCTTTCGGTTCTTGGCATCGCTGGGCCGGGGGATGCCTGTTACGATTGGGAGAAAACGAAGGCAACGCTCGACCGCGTCATCAGGGAAATCCCCGACATAAAGCTGTGCGTCTCCACTAATGGGCTCGTGCTGCCGGACCATGTCGCCGAGCTTGCCGAAATGAATGTTGATCACGTGACGGTCACCATCAACATGGTCGACCCGGAAGTCGGCGCGAAGATCTATCCATGGATCTTTTATGAAAATCGCCGCTACTTCGGCATCGAAGCCGCTCGAATCTTGCACGCGCGGCAGATGCTGGGCCTGGAGATGCTGAGCGCGCGCGGCATCCTCACCAAAATCAACTCGGTGATGATTCCTGGAGTGAACGACCAGCACCTGTTTGAGGTGAACAAAATGGTCAGGGAGCGGGGCGCGTTTCTGCACAACGTGATGCCTCTGATTTCGGACCCGGCGCACGGTACCCACTACGGACTCATCGGGCAGCGCGGCCCAACGGCAATGGAGATGATGGCTCTTCAGGATCGACTTGAAGGTGGCGCCAAGTTGATGCGCCACTGCCGGCAGTGCCGGGCAGATGCTGTCGGCCTGCTCGGTGAAGATCGTGGCCAGGAATTCACGCTGGACGGGATTCCCGACGATGTCGCCTACGATGCTGGCAAGCGTCAGGCCTATCGGCAGGTGGTCGCACACGAGCGCCGTGATCATGAGGCGGCGAGGAGCGAGGCCATCGGTATGGTCAAGGCAACAGACTCCGAAAAGTCGCTTCTGGTTGCGGTGGCCACTAAGGGAGGTGGACGGGTCAACGAACACTTCGGCCACGCGAAGGAATTCCAGGTTTATGAAGTCTCGCCTAGAGGGATCAGCTTGGTCGGGCATCGGAAGGTCGAGCGGTATTGCCTCGGAGGCGGGGGCGAAGACGCCATCCTCGAGGGCGTCATCGCAGCGCTCGAAGGCATACACATAGTGCTATGCGCCAAGATCGGAAATCGCCCGAAGGAACAACTCTCGCGAGCTGGACTGCGCGTAACCGACGCCTATGGCCATGACTACATCGAGACCGCAGTCAGCGCACTTTACGCGGCAGAGTTTGGGATCAGACCACTAGCGGCGACGGCCTGA
- a CDS encoding helix-turn-helix domain-containing protein, translating into MEKAGWVQANAARILGLKLRQVG; encoded by the coding sequence ATGGAGAAGGCCGGCTGGGTTCAGGCTAATGCGGCTCGAATTCTCGGCCTCAAGCTGCGACAAGTCGGCTAG
- a CDS encoding alpha/beta fold hydrolase, producing the protein MLCKDITPDTFVTDIVNHIVTEELSDVILVGHSLGGISITGAADRIPDHISHLVYLDSAIVESGQSVFSTMPPTSSRPVENWLRRKDGVSSCRLRRQQHSAFPRDTRSRTGCGAG; encoded by the coding sequence TTGCTGTGCAAGGACATCACGCCCGACACATTCGTGACCGACATCGTCAACCACATTGTGACGGAAGAGCTGAGCGATGTGATCCTTGTCGGTCACAGTCTAGGCGGCATCAGCATCACCGGCGCCGCCGACCGGATACCCGACCATATCAGCCATCTCGTTTATCTCGACAGCGCCATCGTCGAGAGCGGTCAAAGTGTATTCAGCACCATGCCCCCGACATCGTCGCGGCCCGTCGAAAATTGGTTGCGGAGGAAGGACGGGGTATCTTCATGCCGACTCCGCCGCCAACAGCATTCGGCATTCCCGAGGGACACTCGCTCACGGACTGGGTGCGGCGCCGGATAA